Proteins co-encoded in one Brassica oleracea var. oleracea cultivar TO1000 chromosome C4, BOL, whole genome shotgun sequence genomic window:
- the LOC106342097 gene encoding probable N-acetyltransferase HLS1-like, with the protein MVGQWGKEDDENVVIRCYNDLRDIIQMEWVEKSCEIGNDQTFLFTDTLGDPLCRIRNTPLSTMLVADVGTKLVGCIQGSVKPVKFHDKSVNVGYVLGLRVVPPYRRCGIGSILVQKLEEWFVSHNVDYAYMATQKDNDASLGLFVGTLGYTVFRNPAILVNPVNPGRNLKLPSDIGIRKLKVEEAASWYRTHVAPTTDFFPDDIDQILRNKLSMGTWVAYYNNNDKIDSWAILSVWNSSKVFKLRIGKAPLSYLLLTKVCNLVGRFLMFLGLTALPDLFNTFGFYFLYGVHAEGPLCGNLVRALCDHVNNMAASDDGGACKVVVVEVDGESNGGDLIRCVPHWKMLSCDDDTWCIKPLKCEEKMSDLGEFDDMFWKSKSGTLFVDPRDV; encoded by the exons ATGGTGGGGCAATGGGGGAAAGAAGATGATGAAAACGTGGTGATCAGATGCTACAATGATCTCAGGGACATAATTCAAATGGAATGGGTGGAGAAAAGTTGTGAGATTGGTAACGACCAAACTTTTCTCTTCACAGATACTTTAGGGGATCCCTTGTGCAGAATTCGGAATACTCCTCTCTCCACCATGCTG GTGGCAGATGTTGGGACCAAGCTGGTTGGTTGCATACAAGGTTCAGTGAAGCCAGTTAAGTTTCATGATAAGTCAGTGAATGTGGGTTACGTTCTTGGTCTCAGAGTCGTGCCGCCTTATCGACGCTGTGGCATTGGTTCGATTCTGGTGCAAAAGCTTGAAGAATGGTTCGTGTCACACAATGTTGACTATGCTTACATGGCCACCCAAAAGGACAATGATGCCTCTCTCGGTCTCTTCGTGGGAACACTTGGCTATACCGTCTTCAGAAACCCGGCAATTCTGGTCAATCCAGTAAACCCCGGTCGGAATTTGAAATTGCCTTCTGATATCGGAATAAGGAAGCTAAAG GTGGAAGAAGCTGCATCATGGTATCGGACACACGTTGCACCAACGACAGATTTTTTCCCGGATGACATAGACCAAATCTTGCGGAACAAGTTAAGCATGGGGACATGGGTGGCTTATTACAACAACAACGACAAAATCGACAGTTGGGCAATTCTTAGTGTATGGAACAGTAGCAAAGTATTCAAACTTAGGATCGGGAAAGCTCCTTTGAGCTATCTGCTTCTTACCAAAGTTTGCAACCTTGTCGGAAGATTCTTGATGTTCTTGGGCTTAACGGCATTACCTGATCTGTTTAATACGTTTGGTTTTTATTTCCTTTACGGTGTTCACGCGGAAGGTCCGTTATGTGGGAATCTCGTTAGGGCTTTGTGTGACCACGTTAATAACATGGCTGCCTCAGATGACGGTGGCGCGTGTAAGGTCGTAGTGGTAGAAGTCGACGGAGAAAGTAATGGTGGTGATCTCATAAGATGTGTTCCGCATTGGAAAATGCTTTCGTGTGACGATGACACATGGTGCATCAAACCGTTGAAATGTGAAGAAAAGATGTCTGACTTGGGTGAATTTGACGATATGTTCTGGAAATCAAAATCGGGGACACTCTTTGTGGATCCAAGAGATGTGTAG
- the LOC106337104 gene encoding protein transport protein SEC13 homolog B-like codes for MPGQKIETGHEDMVHDVQMDYYGKKVATASSDCTIKITGVNAGGSQHLATLTGHRGPVWQVAWAHPKFGSILASCSYDGQVILWKKGSQNQWTQAHVFTDHKSSVNSIAWAPYELGLSFACGSSDGNISVFTGRADGGWDTAKIDQAHPVGVTSVSWAPSTAPGALVSSGLLDPVYKLASGGCDNTVKVWKLSDGLWKMDCFPALQKHSDWVRDVAWAPNLGLPKSTIASGSQDGKVIIWTVGKEGEQWEGKVLKDFLAPV; via the coding sequence ATGCCGGGTCAGAAGATTGAAACGGGTCATGAGGACATGGTCCACGATGTCCAAATGGATTACTACGGAAAGAAAGTTGCAACTGCCTCTTCTGACTGCACCATCAAGATAACTGGCGTCAACGCTGGAGGATCTCAGCACCTAGCTACATTAACCGGCCACCGCGGTCCCGTCTGGCAAGTCGCGTGGGCCCACCCGAAGTTTGGATCAATCCTAGCCTCATGCTCCTATGATGGCCAAGTCATCCTCTGGAAAAAAGGCAGCCAAAACCAATGGACTCAAGCTCACGTCTTCACTGACCACAAATCTTCAGTCAACTCCATCGCTTGGGCTCCTTATGAGCTCGGACTCTCCTTCGCTTGTGGGTCGTCCGATGGGAACATTTCGGTTTTCACTGGCCGTGCTGATGGTGGCTGGGACACGGCGAAGATCGACCAAGCTCACCCGGTTGGTGTGACTTCTGTCTCGTGGGCTCCTTCCACTGCGCCTGGCGCTCTCGTCAGCTCTGGTTTGCTTGATCCGGTTTACAAGCTGGCTTCCGGTGGGTGTGATAATACGGTGAAAGTGTGGAAGCTCTCTGACGGGTTGTGGAAGATGGATTGCTTCCCGGCTCTGCAGAAGCACAGTGATTGGGTCAGGGATGTGGCTTGGGCGCCGAACTTGGGTCTCCCTAAGTCGACCATTGCTAGTGGCTCGCAAGATGGGAAAGTGATTATATGGACGGTGGGGAAAGAAGGTGAGCAGTGGGAAGGCAAGGTTCTCAAGGACTTTTTGGCTCCGGTGTGA